The segment AAAAGCAACTGAGATACTTGAGGACCTCGCAATGCCAATTGTTAAAGGAGATAGAAAAACATTGAGGAACATCGCGATTACATCGATGGCAAGCAAGGGTGCAAGTGGATCAAGAGAACTATTGGCAAACATTGTAGTCGATGCAGCAACAAGTGTAGCAGAAGAAGTTGACGGAAAAACCATCGTTGATCTTGACAACATTCAAATCCAGAAGAAACAAGGTGGAACAATACAGGATACAGAGATAATAAAGGGTATAATCCTAGACAAAGAACGTGTACATGATGGTATGCCAAAGCAAGTGAACAAAGCAAAAATTGCTCTTGTCAACGCAGCCCTTGAGGTGAAGAAAACAGAGGTTGATGCGAAGATAGAGATACGAGACCCATCGCAGCTACAAGCATTCCTAGACGAAGAAGAAGCTATGATAAAGAAGATGGTAGATAAAGTAAAAAACAGTGGTGCAAACGTCTTGATATGCCAGAAAGGTATCGATGATCTCGCCCAGCATTTCCTAGCAAAGGAAGGGATATATGCTGTTAGAAGAGCTAAAGAAAGTGACATGGAGAAACTAGCTAAAGCAACAGGTGCAAGGATTGTAGCAAGCCTAGATGATTTATC is part of the Candidatus Thermoplasmatota archaeon genome and harbors:
- the thsB gene encoding thermosome subunit beta, with protein sequence MMGGQQPVIILKEGTTREKGRGAQTNNIMAARAISDAVKSTLGPKGMDKMLVDSMGDVVITNDGATILKEIDVEHPAAKMIVEVAKAQDEECGDGTTTAVILTGELLKSAEELLNQNIHPTVICRGYKLAAEKATEILEDLAMPIVKGDRKTLRNIAITSMASKGASGSRELLANIVVDAATSVAEEVDGKTIVDLDNIQIQKKQGGTIQDTEIIKGIILDKERVHDGMPKQVNKAKIALVNAALEVKKTEVDAKIEIRDPSQLQAFLDEEEAMIKKMVDKVKNSGANVLICQKGIDDLAQHFLAKEGIYAVRRAKESDMEKLAKATGARIVASLDDLSPKDLGYAGLVEERKFGEDKMTFVTECKNPKAVSILIRGGTEHVVDELE